A genome region from Penaeus chinensis breed Huanghai No. 1 chromosome 15, ASM1920278v2, whole genome shotgun sequence includes the following:
- the LOC125032964 gene encoding uncharacterized protein LOC125032964: MWMRDNFLGSQLLSDEYFTVTPQDGHPPFTHNMTLSMRNLVLSDFGAYTCIIKNSQGEARGTAILREVVTTTTTTPPTTTTTSPPPSYNDYDDNAKNLTAPLVVNTSPDLTRGGAGVQPAPSREQHYGNRKSKNIARINIIDDKKNGGSSPRGVLGVALLPVILHLGCKNLIL, from the exons ATGTGGATGCGAGATAACTTCCTCGGGTCGCAACTTCTCAGTGACGAGTATTTCACCGTCACGCCGCAAGATGGCCACCCGCCCTTTAC CCACAACATGACGCTCAGCATGAGGAATCTGGTTCTCTCTGACTTCGGCGCCTACACCTGCATCATCAAGAACTCACAGGGCGAAGCTCGAGGAACAGCTATACTACGAG AAGTcgtgaccaccaccaccacgaccccccctACCACTAcgaccacctcccctcccccttcctacaaTGACTATGACGACAACGCTAAGAATCTGACTGCGCCTCTGGTCGTCAACACGTCACCGGATCTCACAAGGG GCGGCGCGGGTGTCCAACCAGCGCCCTCCAGAGAGCAGCATTATGGCAACAGAAAGTCCAAAAATATAGCTAGgataaatattattgatgataaaaaaa ATGGTGGAAGCAGTCCTAGAGGCGTGCTGGGTGTTGCGTTGTTGCCTGTTATCCTGCATCTCGGTTGCAAGAACCTTATCCTGTAG